The DNA segment AAATGTCATCAAgcaaagttgcagcagtcataAAAGGTTATGAGACTTGGTCAATAATCTCATCTAGTGTTGGAAGTCATAACCATTGGAATATACACatcatcaaaatttaaaacCTATAGTAAGTAGAACACTAAACCTTGGACAATGACGACTAAGCAAAACTGGAATTTATGTAATACACTAATAGTCCAGTTAATATGATTTGACGGCTAATTGCTAAGAAAATTGCAATATGAAGGATCgtgtgcttcaaacacaatattctccacgagctgcaatagctcgtgttctaagaatgtgtacaccgatgaattaaatcgagtttggttttcaaaccaagcggaaagcactcgaaataatcattcgttaaggaaactgatatattttatatcatgtgcaactgaataactgaacaTTACATGAGATCAGTTCTGGCatctatcagttcagttatggatagaactgaactgatatcgactgaactgatcaaatcagttaagaacaaaacgaGCAGTGAAACAGATAAagaacacaagatatgtttatggatgttcggagacttcaagtGCTCCTACGttaccccttctacctcctcgggtaggatccactagaagactttgatttatacaactacttgtacaaacccactcagcttaggacttacccactgcctaactgaactcctagtctagactgaaggcagcaccttccagccaacacttctttaaagtctatgtgtcaaagactacatacacaagtttaatgtctttgtgcaacactgtaatttgggtggtggtgtgtgtgcgtgtgtgagaactgaacaatgataacaacctgaaggtgttctcacacactgagggaaatgaagattctaatctaagctgatatatctAAGGAGTGTTCCCTCAGCTGGACaaaatgcttcttgaaagctgataaGCAATATGAGTGCCCACTCTCTTTTTCTTCCACACTTCTTCTCTTTTTACTCTATGTTATAAtcgagtcttcactgatcttttaTTTATAAGAGAGAAGTCTTGAACGTaaagtgagactcaattattgtatctgttgcatttgAATTCGTTCATTGAGATCTGCATTGTGCTGCCCGACAAcccttctggaacattttggctttgAGTGTTGaagcaacgttcattattgtcctttgactgaacaaaagcttttgtacctttgcgcacagctggattccattaagtaagcttgtcgtgatctgcaactgattgctcctaatTGATGTTCTGAAccggtcagttgaactggtcttgttcTGATGAGATGAAATTAGTTGGCTCgttagctgaactgatttcattgattcagtctaactggtcagctgggatcttaatcagttgaactcttcatcagctggccgggcttctgaaggtcttctgctgaactacctatcagctggacattcagttgaactgttctACGATGCATCAGTTGAATTGGTTCAGTTCATGtgatcagttggttctttcagttagcatcATTGACAGCTAAATAATTGAtaatttcagtttcagctttctgcgcacttaggtagaTTTATTAGtaacaaattaacaagttttgttaacatcaaaatcaagcaaagattacgaacatgaaatgttccaacacaatATATCAAATCCTATAATTTTCAGGatgaagaatgctaaattttcCACACACAGCACAAATTACAGAAGGTCTTAACCGTGGAAACCAAATGCTAAGTCAATACCTGaaattgaacaaagtctttTCTTGCTTCCTTTTGGCAAGCCAAATCAGCCAAACACTTTGCAAATTTATCGGTCTCCCTTGGATCAATATCAATACAATCTAGCTTTTGCCCACATGACTGACAAACCCCGGTATTGGACATAGAGGTCCTCACCAATCTCCATTTTCCTGTCCCCAACCACCCTTGACCATGCCATCCACCACCTCCCTCCACAATCCCTTTCTTCACTCTCTCTGAATCCCACTTTTCCAACCCAATTTCCGCAGCCCTCTTGGACCCAAACCAATCCTCCACCACCACAGTGGTATCCTCTGATACCTGTCTCACAGCCGCCCTCAACCTATGCAGCATTTCATACACTTTCTCTTCCCTCTCAGCCGCAGAACTAACTTTCAATAGTGCTGAAAGCTCGGACTCTTCAGCCAAAACCATGTTATCCATCATATGGGAATCCACCTCGTATGCCTCATCAGCCATCCCCTTCTTACAAAACCCAAACAGAGCTGGCCCATAAGACCTCAACTTTGGGACAATACCATTTGCCTTCATTTTCTTAACTAAATTGAAAGCCCGCTCAGGATCATTTTTTGCAGCTGCCAATCTTGAAGCATTAGTAAACGTTGCTTCATTCGGCACCACCTTATCAATGCCCATCcgttcaagaatctcaaacccTCTTTCCAACGTTAAAACATCCCGTCCATCCTCCCCAATACCATCACTTTTTGTTGAACATAAATAAAGTAAGACATTGTAATGATACACATTCAGCTGAACATTGTGGATTATCGCCTCATCGTAAAGGCGAAGGGCTTCTGCTAAGTTAACGCTCTTGGAACACTGATCCAGTTTCACACGCAGAATCATCTCTGGGGACTCTCGAAAAACCTTTTTCCGGGACCTCCGAGCGCCCGAATCTCTAGGGACTAGGACAAGTGTTTCAGCTGATGTGGTGGAAAAATGGGTTCTTTTTCTCGCCATCAAAAAGGGATATTTTGGTTGGGTTTTGGCAGTAAACGAAACAGGTATCAGGGGACAGTAGTGGAACAGATAA comes from the Primulina huaijiensis isolate GDHJ02 chromosome 8, ASM1229523v2, whole genome shotgun sequence genome and includes:
- the LOC140983004 gene encoding proteinaceous RNase P 1, chloroplastic/mitochondrial-like isoform X4: MVKDLHLKYRQIPPGMLLRMTSLSAKASPLLLFFSKNSSSLCFHPRSINYLFHYCPLIPVSFTAKTQPKYPFLMARKRTHFSTTSAETLVLVPRDSGARRSRKKVFRESPEMILRVKLDQCSKSVNLAEALRLYDEAIIHNVQLNVYHYNVLLYLCSTKSDGIGEDGRDVLTLERGFEILERMGIDKVVPNEATFTNASRLAAAKNDPERAFNLVKKMKANGIVPKLRSYGPALFGFCKKGMADEAYEVDSHMMDNMVLAEESELSALLKVSSAAEREEKVYEMLHRLRAAVRQVSEDTTVVVEDWFGSKRAAEIGLEKWDSERVKKGIVEGGGGWHGQGWLGTGKWRLVRTSMSNTGVCQSCGQKLDCIDIDPRETDKFAKCLADLACQKEARKDFVQFQEWLQRHGPFDAVVDGANLGLATNQHVFTFSQINRVVKEIWQLSPSKKLPLVILHQSRVTGGPAQHPNNKRLLESWKRAGALYATPLGSNDDCYA
- the LOC140983004 gene encoding proteinaceous RNase P 1, chloroplastic/mitochondrial-like isoform X1 yields the protein MVKDLHLKYRQIPPGMLLRMTSLSAKASPLLLFFSKNSSSLCFHPRSINYLFHYCPLIPVSFTAKTQPKYPFLMARKRTHFSTTSAETLVLVPRDSGARRSRKKVFRESPEMILRVKLDQCSKSVNLAEALRLYDEAIIHNVQLNVYHYNVLLYLCSTKSDGIGEDGRDVLTLERGFEILERMGIDKVVPNEATFTNASRLAAAKNDPERAFNLVKKMKANGIVPKLRSYGPALFGFCKKGMADEAYEVDSHMMDNMVLAEESELSALLKVSSAAEREEKVYEMLHRLRAAVRQVSEDTTVVVEDWFGSKRAAEIGLEKWDSERVKKGIVEGGGGWHGQGWLGTGKWRLVRTSMSNTGVCQSCGQKLDCIDIDPRETDKFAKCLADLACQKEARKDFVQFQEWLQRHGPFDAVVDGANLGLATNQHVFTFSQINRVVKEIWQLSPSKKLPLVILHQSRVTGGPAQHPNNKRLLESWKRAGALYATPLGSNDDCAPYVYFEITYNSRYLAVTEVSAVQVCYLFFSSFPRYWLYAAVSSKCLLVTNDEMRDHLFQLLGSSFFPRWKEKHQVRVKPSINGLSLHMPPPYSIVIQESEQGSWHVPTVTGDDLEIPRQWLCATRIKGRNSY
- the LOC140983004 gene encoding proteinaceous RNase P 1, chloroplastic/mitochondrial-like isoform X2 — its product is MVKDLHLKYRQIPPGMLLRMTSLSAKASPLLLFFSKNSSSLCFHPRSINYLFHYCPLIPVSFTAKTQPKYPFLMARKRTHFSTTSAETLVLVPRDSGARRSRKKVFRESPEMILRVKLDQCSKSVNLAEALRLYDEAIIHNVQLNVYHYNVLLYLCSTKSDGIGEDGRDVLTLERGFEILERMGIDKVVPNEATFTNASRLAAAKNDPERAFNLVKKMKANGIVPKLRSYGPALFGFCKKGMADEAYEVDSHMMDNMVLAEESELSALLKVSSAAEREEKVYEMLHRLRAAVRQVSEDTTVVVEDWFGSKRAAEIGLEKWDSERVKKGIVEGGGGWHGQGWLGTGKWRLVRTSMSNTGVCQSCGQKLDCIDIDPRETDKFAKCLADLACQKEARKDFVQFQEWLQRHGPFDAVVDGANLGLATNQHVFTFSQINRVVKEIWQLSPSKKLPLVILHQSRVTGGPAQHPNNKRLLESWKRAGALYATPLGSNDDWYWLYAAVSSKCLLVTNDEMRDHLFQLLGSSFFPRWKEKHQVRVKPSINGLSLHMPPPYSIVIQESEQGSWHVPTVTGDDLEIPRQWLCATRIKGRNSY
- the LOC140983004 gene encoding proteinaceous RNase P 1, chloroplastic/mitochondrial-like isoform X3 codes for the protein MVKDLHLKYRQIPPGMLLRMTSLSAKASPLLLFFSKNSSSLCFHPRSINYLFHYCPLIPVSFTAKTQPKYPFLMARKRTHFSTTSAETLVLVPRDSGARRSRKKVFRESPEMILRVKLDQCSKSVNLAEALRLYDEAIIHNVQLNVYHYNVLLYLCSTKSDGIGEDGRDVLTLERGFEILERMGIDKVVPNEATFTNASRLAAAKNDPERAFNLVKKMKANGIVPKLRSYGPALFGFCKKGMADEAYEVDSHMMDNMVLAEESELSALLKVSSAAEREEKVYEMLHRLRAAVRQVSEDTTVVVEDWFGSKRAAEIGLEKWDSERVKKGIVEGGGGWHGQGWLGTGKWRLVRTSMSNTGVCQSCGQKLDCIDIDPRETDKFAKCLADLACQKEARKDFVQFQEWLQRHGPFDAVVDGANLGLATNQHVFTFSQINRVVKEIWQLSPSKKLPLVILHQSRVTGGPAQHPNNKRLLESWKRAGALYATPLGSNDDCAPYVYFEITYNSRYLAVTEVSAVQVARDCYLYTNDFF